Proteins from a single region of Aureibacter tunicatorum:
- the gyrB gene encoding DNA topoisomerase (ATP-hydrolyzing) subunit B → MSEEKNKAQDYSAGNIQVLEGLEAVRKRPAMYIGDVGIKGLHHLIWEVVDNSIDEALAGHCNNISVTINEDNSITVEDDGRGIPTDIHPKEKRSALEVVLTVLHAGGKFDKDSYKVSGGLHGVGVSCVNALSIHTHVTVHSKDGKIYEQEYERGKPQYDVRKIGDTTKTGTTVRFLPDPEIFTVTEYKYDTVASRLRELAFLNAGIKITLTDKRELDENGEPIGELFFSEGGLTEFVEYLDSTREKLIPDPIYMEGEKGNIPVQVALSYNTSYTENVVSYVNNINTIEGGTHVSGFRRALTRTLKHYANESGLLDKVKVDISGDDFREGLTAIISVKVAEPQFEGQTKTKLGNSDAVGAVESCVSDILKIFLDENPKAAKQIVQKVILAAQARYAARKAREMVQRKNVMSGTSLPGKLADCSDNDPTKCELYLVEGDSAGGSAKQGRERSFQAILPLKGKILNVEKAQEHKIYDNDEIKNIITALGVRFGKDDDEKALNLEKLRYHKIIIMTDADVDGSHIRTLILTLFFRYMRDIIENGYLYIAQPPLYLVKKGKQERYCWTEDDRIKSIEELAGGKEESVNLQRYKGLGEMNPEQLWSTTMDPERRNLKQVTIESAAEADHLFSMLMGDEVAPRRDFIEKHARYAKLDI, encoded by the coding sequence ATGAGTGAAGAAAAAAACAAAGCTCAGGATTATTCAGCAGGCAATATCCAAGTGTTAGAAGGTCTTGAAGCTGTTAGAAAAAGACCTGCCATGTACATTGGAGATGTGGGAATCAAGGGATTGCATCACCTGATTTGGGAAGTGGTAGACAACTCAATCGACGAGGCGTTGGCAGGCCATTGCAACAATATTAGCGTTACTATCAACGAAGACAACTCAATAACTGTCGAAGATGATGGTAGAGGTATTCCTACCGACATTCACCCTAAGGAAAAAAGATCTGCCTTGGAAGTCGTTTTGACTGTTCTTCACGCTGGAGGTAAATTCGACAAGGATTCATACAAAGTATCTGGTGGTCTTCATGGTGTAGGTGTATCATGTGTGAATGCGCTTTCAATCCACACTCACGTTACTGTGCACAGCAAAGACGGTAAAATCTACGAGCAAGAATACGAAAGAGGCAAACCTCAATACGACGTTAGAAAAATCGGAGATACAACCAAAACGGGAACAACTGTAAGATTCCTTCCTGACCCTGAGATTTTCACTGTTACAGAATACAAGTACGATACTGTCGCAAGTCGACTAAGAGAATTAGCTTTCCTTAACGCGGGAATAAAAATAACATTAACCGATAAAAGAGAGCTTGATGAAAACGGCGAACCTATTGGTGAGCTATTTTTCTCAGAAGGAGGACTTACCGAATTCGTAGAATATCTAGATTCTACAAGAGAAAAGTTAATCCCAGATCCTATTTACATGGAAGGCGAAAAAGGGAATATTCCTGTGCAGGTCGCTTTGAGCTACAATACTTCATATACTGAAAATGTAGTTTCTTATGTAAACAACATCAACACCATCGAAGGAGGAACGCACGTATCTGGATTTAGAAGAGCACTGACGAGAACGCTTAAGCATTATGCCAACGAATCCGGCTTGCTTGACAAAGTCAAAGTCGATATCTCAGGCGATGATTTCAGAGAAGGCTTGACTGCGATCATTTCGGTAAAAGTCGCAGAACCTCAATTTGAGGGTCAGACAAAGACAAAATTAGGCAACTCAGACGCTGTTGGAGCTGTAGAAAGTTGCGTAAGCGATATATTGAAAATCTTCTTGGATGAAAATCCAAAAGCGGCAAAACAAATCGTTCAGAAGGTAATCCTTGCCGCACAAGCTCGTTATGCAGCGCGAAAGGCTCGCGAGATGGTGCAAAGGAAAAATGTGATGAGCGGAACAAGTTTGCCGGGCAAGCTGGCTGACTGCTCTGACAATGATCCGACTAAATGCGAATTATACCTTGTGGAGGGTGACTCTGCAGGTGGATCTGCAAAACAAGGACGTGAAAGAAGTTTCCAAGCAATCCTTCCGCTTAAAGGTAAAATTCTTAATGTCGAAAAGGCTCAAGAACATAAGATTTACGATAATGATGAAATCAAAAACATCATTACCGCCTTGGGTGTGAGATTTGGAAAAGACGATGATGAGAAAGCGTTGAATCTAGAAAAGCTTCGTTATCACAAAATCATCATCATGACCGATGCCGACGTGGATGGTAGCCATATTAGAACATTGATTCTAACGTTATTCTTCCGCTACATGAGAGATATCATTGAAAATGGTTATTTGTACATAGCTCAACCGCCTCTATATTTGGTCAAAAAAGGAAAGCAAGAAAGATACTGCTGGACCGAAGATGACAGAATAAAGTCTATTGAAGAACTAGCTGGCGGAAAAGAAGAGTCTGTAAACCTGCAACGCTACAAAGGTCTTGGTGAGATGAATCCTGAGCAATTATGGAGCACAACCATGGATCCTGAAAGAAGAAACTTAAAGCAAGTAACCATTGAGTCGGCTGCTGAAGCTGACCACTTGTTCTCTATGCTGATGGGAGATGAAGTTGCTCCTAGAAGAGACTTTATTGAAAAACACGCTCGATACGCGAAACTAGATATTTAA
- a CDS encoding beta-ketoacyl-ACP synthase III translates to MNSNIPAITAVSGYVPSYKLTNQELETMVDTNDEWIVTRTGIRERRILKGDGKGTSVLATESVRGLLEKSNTKPEEVDAVICATMTPDMAFPSTATIVCDNLGIKNAFSFDMQAACTGFVYALETASNFIRTGNYKKIVVVGADKMSSIVNYKDRNSCILFGDGAGAVMLEPSENGYGVMDTILKSDGIGKEMLFMKAGGSAYPSTHNTVENGEHYFYQDGKSVYKYAVNNMREVSEEMMNKHHLTSEDLAYFVPHQANIRIIEAIAKRLKFDMDKVTVNIDKYGNTTAATIPLCLWEWEKKFKKGDKILLAAFGGGFTWGSTYLTWAY, encoded by the coding sequence ATGAATTCAAATATTCCGGCTATAACAGCAGTTTCCGGGTATGTCCCATCATATAAATTGACCAACCAAGAGTTGGAAACTATGGTCGATACAAATGATGAGTGGATAGTTACTCGAACTGGGATTAGAGAGCGTAGGATTCTCAAAGGAGATGGGAAAGGGACTTCAGTGCTAGCCACGGAGTCAGTAAGAGGATTGTTAGAGAAAAGCAATACAAAACCTGAAGAAGTAGATGCGGTGATTTGCGCGACAATGACACCGGATATGGCATTTCCTTCTACAGCGACAATAGTATGTGACAACTTGGGTATAAAGAATGCTTTTAGTTTTGACATGCAAGCAGCTTGTACAGGCTTTGTGTATGCGTTAGAGACAGCTTCAAATTTTATACGGACAGGGAATTATAAGAAAATCGTAGTAGTAGGAGCTGATAAGATGTCTTCTATTGTTAATTATAAGGATAGAAACTCCTGCATACTTTTTGGCGATGGAGCTGGAGCTGTCATGCTAGAGCCAAGTGAAAATGGGTATGGCGTGATGGATACAATTCTCAAAAGCGATGGCATTGGCAAAGAGATGTTATTTATGAAGGCGGGTGGGTCTGCATATCCGTCAACTCATAATACAGTTGAGAATGGCGAGCATTATTTTTATCAGGATGGTAAAAGTGTCTATAAATACGCTGTAAACAATATGAGGGAGGTTTCGGAAGAAATGATGAATAAACATCATTTGACGTCAGAGGATTTGGCTTACTTTGTTCCGCATCAGGCTAATATCAGAATTATTGAAGCTATTGCTAAAAGGTTGAAATTCGACATGGATAAAGTTACAGTCAATATCGACAAGTACGGCAATACCACAGCTGCGACTATTCCTCTTTGTTTGTGGGAATGGGAAAAGAAATTTAAAAAAGGAGATAAGATATTGTTAGCCGCTTTTGGAGGCGGCTTCACATGGGGCTCAACTTATTTGACTTGGGCTTATTAG
- the msrB gene encoding peptide-methionine (R)-S-oxide reductase MsrB, with the protein MSEEKNEKRSVEKSEAEWKAQLNPEAYHVLREKGTEGPFTGQYDLFFEEGQYFCKGCGAKLFDSEVKYNSGCGWPAFFDSESDAIERKIDKSHGMVRVEVLCKKCGGHLGHVFNDGPAPTGERFCINSAALQFEAKDEESQQGQ; encoded by the coding sequence ATGAGCGAGGAAAAAAACGAAAAAAGATCGGTTGAAAAATCTGAGGCTGAATGGAAAGCGCAACTTAATCCAGAAGCTTATCATGTGTTGAGGGAGAAGGGTACAGAAGGGCCTTTTACCGGGCAATATGATTTGTTCTTTGAGGAAGGCCAGTATTTTTGCAAAGGATGCGGAGCTAAATTATTTGATTCCGAGGTAAAGTATAATTCGGGATGCGGATGGCCGGCATTTTTTGACTCTGAAAGCGATGCCATAGAAAGAAAAATAGACAAGTCTCATGGCATGGTAAGAGTTGAGGTCTTATGCAAAAAATGCGGAGGGCATTTAGGTCATGTTTTCAATGATGGGCCTGCTCCCACTGGAGAACGATTTTGTATAAACTCTGCGGCTCTTCAATTTGAGGCTAAAGATGAAGAAAGTCAACAAGGGCAATAG
- a CDS encoding NADP(H)-dependent aldo-keto reductase, with protein sequence MKYSILGNSDLSISKIGLGTMTFGEQNSEAEGHQQINYALSKGVNFIDTAEMYSVPARPETQGRTEEIIGSWIKKHKNLRDDIVLATKATGPNEYFDYIRSGPSYTAKQLKEALHGSLRRLHTGYIDLYQLHWPERKTNFFGKLGYTHESDDVGNELHEVLQTLSSFVKQGKVLHIGLSNETPWGLMKFLELAKTYNLEKVVSIQNPYNFLNRTFEVGLAEISMREKVGLLAYSPLAFGMLTGKYDNGKTPENSRLTLFPKMKRYTNEYINEAAQAYNNLASEFNLTPAQFSLAFVNSREFVASNIIGATTMEQLKENIESIDITLPEEALKKIEELHDRFTYPAP encoded by the coding sequence ATGAAATATTCAATCTTAGGAAATTCAGATTTATCAATTTCCAAAATAGGCCTAGGAACAATGACTTTTGGAGAACAAAACTCTGAAGCAGAAGGCCACCAACAAATAAATTACGCTCTAAGCAAAGGAGTCAACTTCATTGACACTGCCGAAATGTATTCTGTCCCTGCCAGACCAGAAACACAAGGACGAACAGAAGAAATCATTGGCTCTTGGATAAAAAAGCACAAAAATTTAAGAGATGACATCGTATTAGCCACCAAGGCAACTGGTCCCAACGAATATTTTGATTATATCAGAAGCGGCCCAAGCTACACGGCCAAACAACTAAAAGAAGCCTTGCATGGAAGCTTAAGAAGATTGCACACAGGCTATATAGACCTTTATCAACTCCATTGGCCTGAAAGAAAAACCAACTTCTTCGGCAAATTAGGCTATACGCATGAATCAGATGACGTAGGCAATGAACTTCACGAAGTGCTTCAAACATTGTCATCATTCGTCAAGCAAGGCAAAGTTCTGCATATCGGGCTTTCAAATGAAACTCCATGGGGACTAATGAAATTTTTGGAATTGGCAAAGACATACAACCTTGAAAAGGTAGTCAGTATTCAAAACCCATATAATTTCTTAAACAGGACTTTCGAAGTTGGTTTGGCTGAAATCTCCATGCGCGAAAAAGTAGGTCTTTTAGCCTACTCGCCTCTAGCGTTCGGAATGCTAACAGGCAAATACGATAATGGAAAAACGCCAGAAAACAGCAGACTTACCTTATTCCCAAAAATGAAAAGGTATACTAACGAATATATAAACGAAGCTGCTCAAGCTTACAACAACTTGGCTTCTGAATTCAACTTGACACCTGCGCAATTTTCTTTAGCCTTTGTAAACTCAAGAGAGTTTGTTGCCAGCAACATAATCGGCGCGACTACAATGGAGCAGCTTAAAGAAAATATTGAAAGCATAGACATTACATTGCCAGAAGAAGCGCTCAAAAAAATAGAAGAGCTGCATGACAGATTCACTTATCCAGCTCCATAA
- a CDS encoding trimeric intracellular cation channel family protein, whose translation MNSLYVLDLIGTFVFAISGTRAAADKNMDLFGAAFIGFTTALGGGTIRDILLGTQPVNWFYDETYLWVILSAVIFTYLFNSLTHKLKATLFLFDTIGLGVFTIIGIEKSINLGITPPYALIMGMVSAVVGGIIRDTFCNEIPLIFRKEIYATACLIGGSVLLILTQFYQINNIASYILAILIVLAIRIAAIKWELKLPTLN comes from the coding sequence ATGAATTCATTATACGTACTTGACCTGATTGGAACGTTTGTTTTTGCCATTAGCGGTACGCGAGCGGCGGCAGACAAAAATATGGACTTGTTCGGCGCCGCATTCATCGGATTCACAACAGCCCTAGGCGGCGGAACAATCAGGGATATTCTTCTTGGTACTCAACCTGTAAACTGGTTTTATGATGAGACCTATTTATGGGTAATACTCTCAGCAGTGATTTTCACGTACTTATTCAATTCATTGACTCATAAACTCAAAGCCACTCTTTTCTTGTTTGACACGATTGGCCTAGGAGTATTTACGATAATAGGAATTGAAAAAAGCATAAATTTAGGCATCACTCCTCCCTACGCACTGATCATGGGAATGGTGTCTGCCGTTGTGGGTGGAATAATCAGAGACACTTTTTGCAATGAAATTCCACTGATTTTCAGAAAAGAAATTTACGCGACGGCCTGCCTTATTGGCGGATCGGTTCTTCTCATTCTGACTCAATTTTACCAGATCAACAATATCGCCTCGTACATATTAGCCATTCTTATTGTATTAGCTATACGAATAGCAGCTATTAAATGGGAATTAAAGCTGCCAACACTAAATTAA
- the ruvX gene encoding Holliday junction resolvase RuvX, with protein sequence MGRLLAIDYGTKRVGVAVSDPLQIISSPLDVVHSKDIFDFIKNYLKEEQVEAIIVGMPKKLDNTDTNNTQSVKGFVTRLKKLIPDHPPIHFHDERFTSKIALNAMIQAGTKKKDRQNKGNIDKVSAAVILQSYMDSIR encoded by the coding sequence ATGGGAAGACTCCTAGCTATTGATTACGGTACTAAACGTGTGGGGGTTGCCGTCAGCGATCCGCTTCAAATCATTTCTTCTCCTTTGGATGTCGTTCATTCCAAAGATATCTTTGATTTTATAAAAAACTACTTGAAAGAAGAGCAGGTAGAAGCTATCATTGTAGGCATGCCAAAAAAATTGGACAATACAGACACCAATAACACCCAATCCGTAAAAGGCTTTGTAACAAGATTGAAAAAGCTCATTCCTGACCATCCACCTATTCATTTCCATGACGAGAGGTTTACTTCAAAAATCGCTCTTAACGCGATGATTCAAGCCGGAACAAAAAAGAAGGACAGGCAAAACAAAGGAAATATCGACAAGGTGAGCGCTGCTGTCATTTTACAATCATATATGGATAGCATACGATGA
- a CDS encoding S41 family peptidase, giving the protein MGKNNNSKFHIRLPLILAIGLVAGILIGAKIGGNEPNKPNLQSSIHKFANIMNYINKAYVDTVDTEDLVEVAITKMLEKLDPHSVYISPKEVELNKPQLTGEFSGIGIEFNVLQDTIYVVSPLSGGPSEKLGIRPADRIVDVDGENVAGIGITTRRVVELLRGKKGSTVKVGIKRKGVDETLYFNIVRDKIPQHSVDATYMIDDEIGYVKISRFSATTYDEFKESLTTLQGEGMKKMVLDLRGNPGGYMDKAVKIADEFLSDGKLIVYTKGKERRYNNSFHSRNKGSFEHGSLIVLIDEGSASASEIVSGAMQDNDRALVVGRRSFGKGLVQMPIPLNDGSELRLTISRYYTPSGRSIQKPYGEEVDDYYGDRASRFEHGEFFHVDSIKLNDSLKYSTVHGRTVYGGGGIMPDYFVPLDTTGNSSYYLKLLYSGSVVEFINGYYNKNEKKLKKMEYETFLNNFEITDKMMGQLVKVGEDHDVPMDEKGLEKSDDLVKLALKAQIARRLWGSSAYYQIINDENEILQQALKLFPEADELAKNYEE; this is encoded by the coding sequence GTGGGTAAAAATAACAACTCGAAGTTTCATATCAGGTTGCCTTTGATTTTGGCTATAGGCTTGGTTGCAGGTATTTTGATAGGAGCGAAGATTGGTGGCAATGAGCCTAACAAGCCAAATTTGCAAAGCAGTATTCATAAGTTCGCTAATATCATGAACTATATAAATAAGGCTTATGTCGATACTGTGGATACTGAAGACCTTGTGGAGGTAGCTATTACAAAAATGTTGGAAAAGCTGGATCCTCATTCCGTTTATATTTCACCTAAAGAAGTTGAGTTGAATAAACCGCAGTTGACTGGAGAGTTCTCTGGAATAGGCATTGAGTTTAATGTGCTTCAAGATACTATTTATGTAGTGTCGCCGCTTTCTGGTGGACCATCTGAGAAGTTAGGTATAAGGCCTGCTGATAGAATTGTGGATGTGGATGGCGAGAATGTTGCCGGCATTGGTATTACCACTCGTAGAGTTGTTGAGTTATTGAGAGGAAAAAAAGGATCTACTGTAAAGGTTGGTATCAAGAGAAAAGGGGTGGATGAAACATTGTATTTCAACATTGTAAGAGATAAAATACCTCAGCATTCCGTTGATGCGACTTATATGATTGACGATGAAATCGGTTATGTTAAAATTTCTCGCTTTTCGGCAACTACATATGATGAATTTAAAGAAAGCCTGACTACGCTTCAGGGCGAGGGGATGAAAAAAATGGTTCTGGATTTAAGAGGAAATCCAGGTGGTTATATGGATAAGGCTGTGAAGATAGCGGATGAGTTCTTGTCTGACGGGAAACTGATCGTATATACAAAAGGTAAAGAAAGAAGATATAATAATAGCTTCCATTCAAGAAACAAAGGTAGCTTTGAGCATGGAAGCTTGATTGTGCTTATAGATGAGGGAAGTGCTTCGGCTTCTGAGATTGTGTCAGGAGCTATGCAGGATAATGATAGAGCGCTAGTAGTTGGAAGAAGGTCTTTTGGCAAAGGTTTGGTGCAGATGCCAATTCCATTGAATGATGGCTCTGAATTGAGGTTGACCATCTCGAGATATTATACGCCTTCAGGAAGATCTATTCAAAAGCCATATGGAGAAGAAGTGGACGATTACTATGGCGATAGAGCGAGTAGGTTCGAGCATGGGGAGTTTTTCCATGTGGATAGCATTAAATTGAATGATTCATTGAAATATTCTACTGTTCATGGAAGAACGGTTTATGGCGGAGGTGGTATTATGCCTGATTATTTTGTGCCATTGGATACTACTGGTAATAGCAGTTATTATTTGAAACTTCTTTATAGTGGTTCTGTCGTAGAGTTTATCAATGGATATTATAATAAGAATGAGAAGAAGTTAAAGAAAATGGAGTATGAAACATTTTTGAATAACTTTGAAATCACTGATAAGATGATGGGGCAATTGGTTAAGGTTGGAGAAGACCATGACGTTCCGATGGATGAAAAAGGCCTTGAGAAGTCTGACGACTTGGTCAAGTTGGCTTTGAAAGCTCAGATAGCTAGAAGGCTTTGGGGGTCCAGTGCGTATTATCAAATTATCAATGACGAGAATGAGATATTGCAACAAGCTTTGAAGTTGTTTCCTGAAGCGGATGAGTTGGCTAAGAATTATGAAGAATAA
- a CDS encoding citrate synthase gives MSDFANLSYDGKEYKLPIVEGSRNEKAIDISKLRAESGLITLDKGFKNTGSTTSDITFLDGEKGILKHRGYSIEDLAENSSYLEVAYLLIYGELPTQEEFSNFKAGIKENQLVHEEIKTILSGFPSKAHPMGVLSSLATSLTAFYPESLDPNRSKNKVNLTILRLLAKIPTFVSWSYTKRMGLPHNYPDNSLDYVPNFLKMMFSVPTEQYEIDPVVVDALQKLLILHADHEQNCSTSTVRIVGSSQASLYASIASGVSALWGPLHGGANQAVIQMLESIKADGGDVNKYVQKAKDKDDPFRLMGFGHRVYKNFDPRARIIKKNADEILSRLGIEDPVLEIAKKLEEVALKDDYFVERKLFPNVDFYSGIIFRAIGIPTEMFTVMFSIGRLPGWIAQWKEMREHKEPIGRPRQIYTGNPERPYIPIEER, from the coding sequence ATGTCAGATTTTGCAAATTTATCTTATGACGGAAAAGAATATAAACTGCCGATCGTAGAGGGCTCAAGGAATGAGAAAGCAATAGACATCAGCAAACTAAGAGCTGAGTCTGGCTTGATCACCTTGGACAAAGGCTTCAAAAATACTGGATCCACTACATCAGACATTACATTTCTTGACGGAGAGAAGGGGATATTAAAGCATAGAGGGTATTCGATCGAGGATCTTGCTGAAAACTCCAGCTACTTGGAAGTTGCCTACCTGCTTATATATGGAGAACTTCCGACACAAGAAGAATTCAGCAACTTCAAAGCCGGCATCAAAGAAAACCAACTTGTTCATGAAGAAATAAAAACAATTCTTTCCGGATTCCCTTCGAAAGCTCATCCAATGGGTGTATTATCATCCCTAGCGACATCTTTAACTGCTTTCTATCCTGAATCACTTGACCCTAATAGATCAAAGAACAAGGTCAACCTTACAATTTTGAGATTATTAGCTAAGATTCCTACTTTTGTTTCTTGGTCATACACAAAAAGAATGGGGTTGCCGCATAATTATCCTGACAACTCTTTGGACTATGTACCTAACTTCCTTAAGATGATGTTTTCCGTACCAACGGAGCAGTACGAAATTGATCCAGTAGTGGTTGACGCTTTGCAAAAACTACTCATTCTTCATGCTGATCACGAGCAAAACTGCTCTACTTCGACGGTAAGAATCGTAGGTTCGTCGCAAGCGAGTCTTTACGCATCGATTGCCTCAGGTGTAAGTGCACTTTGGGGACCATTGCACGGCGGAGCAAACCAAGCTGTAATACAAATGCTTGAATCTATCAAAGCAGACGGTGGAGACGTTAACAAATATGTTCAAAAAGCGAAAGACAAAGACGATCCATTTAGATTAATGGGATTCGGCCATAGAGTATACAAAAACTTCGACCCTAGAGCAAGAATCATCAAAAAGAACGCGGATGAAATTCTATCAAGACTAGGCATTGAAGATCCAGTATTGGAAATCGCCAAAAAACTTGAAGAAGTAGCTCTTAAAGACGATTACTTCGTAGAAAGAAAATTATTCCCTAACGTGGATTTCTACTCAGGAATTATATTCAGAGCAATTGGAATACCAACTGAGATGTTTACTGTAATGTTCTCAATTGGACGTCTTCCTGGATGGATAGCTCAATGGAAAGAAATGAGAGAACATAAAGAACCAATCGGCAGACCAAGACAAATCTATACAGGGAATCCTGAAAGGCCTTATATTCCGATCGAAGAAAGATAA
- a CDS encoding YheT family hydrolase, whose amino-acid sequence MRNFERGSKFRRPWLYFNGHLETIMPSFFKKADGILYEEERVDTSDGDFLVLKWLKRGAKKLVVVTHGLEGDAERYYVRFMARLFSENGYDVLAWNNRSCGGVMNNLPRMYHQADTEDIKTVVEYGIAKGSYESVSLIGFSMGGNVTLNYLAKYGNNSQSNIKSAVAISVPCELNDCVAALDRGLNVIYSKHFLRKLKRKVIWKSKGFPKEIDVSRIDEVKSLHDFDDMYTAPMFGFKDAVDYYTKASSYYKLENVKVPFLILNSKNDPMLDGKCYPTDKVGKNPFMYLEMPECGGHVGYCLAGEEYSYADYRALDFVNDFL is encoded by the coding sequence ATGAGAAATTTTGAGCGAGGATCAAAATTCAGAAGGCCATGGCTTTATTTTAATGGACATTTGGAGACTATTATGCCAAGTTTTTTTAAAAAAGCGGATGGGATTTTATATGAAGAGGAGAGGGTCGATACTTCGGATGGGGATTTTTTGGTGCTGAAATGGTTGAAAAGAGGTGCTAAGAAACTAGTGGTAGTTACCCATGGGCTTGAAGGTGATGCTGAAAGGTATTATGTTCGTTTTATGGCAAGGCTTTTTTCGGAGAATGGTTACGATGTGTTGGCGTGGAATAATCGAAGCTGTGGAGGGGTAATGAATAATTTGCCTAGAATGTATCATCAAGCCGATACGGAAGATATAAAGACAGTAGTTGAGTATGGAATTGCAAAAGGCTCGTATGAATCTGTGTCTTTGATTGGCTTTAGCATGGGTGGCAATGTGACTTTGAATTACTTGGCCAAGTATGGAAATAATTCACAAAGCAATATTAAATCAGCGGTGGCAATTTCAGTGCCTTGTGAATTGAATGATTGCGTGGCGGCTTTGGATAGAGGGTTGAATGTAATCTATAGCAAGCATTTTTTAAGAAAACTTAAGCGAAAAGTCATATGGAAGTCAAAAGGCTTTCCAAAAGAGATCGATGTTTCGAGAATCGATGAGGTTAAAAGCTTGCATGATTTCGATGACATGTATACAGCTCCGATGTTTGGCTTTAAGGATGCCGTTGATTATTACACTAAGGCTAGTTCATATTATAAGCTTGAAAATGTAAAGGTCCCATTTTTGATATTGAATTCAAAGAATGACCCGATGTTGGATGGCAAGTGTTATCCAACTGATAAAGTCGGAAAAAATCCTTTTATGTATTTGGAAATGCCTGAGTGTGGAGGTCATGTTGGTTATTGTTTGGCAGGTGAGGAGTATAGTTACGCTGATTATAGAGCTTTAGATTTTGTGAATGATTTTTTATAA
- a CDS encoding M28 family metallopeptidase has product MDRLKRKAVLFFWILFVVSVSSYAQQPDSLLLDSLRVEGKVLVKTLSSDLFWGRGYVNRGDSIAADYILSEFDSARLDTVYAHTYTHNVNVFPDTVELAINGQPLRAGVSFLVEPWSPSIKGDFEVQYISIQDFLDDSVWGGKIRDAKDKAIVIDKKEMEGLDPEEIKKLKDIFDYLRFHEDNPAKLTIFLTDEKLTWSVSQKVMGKPTIVLKTNLTGDKLKKVSVHINAELIQNYEARNIVSQFNSAKSDSLIVFTAHYDHLGMMGLDAFFPGANDNASGTSMLISMARRLGMISRDSLDYSVAFIAFGGEELGLVGSKNFVKDSVLDIGKIKLLVNLDIVGTGSEGITIVNANKNTEVVNLITELNDQYGYFDSIQMRGEACNSDHCIFNKKGVPSIYIYTRGGVKAYHDVDDKAETLTLDKYSELVLMLMQLIEMP; this is encoded by the coding sequence ATGGATAGATTAAAAAGAAAAGCAGTATTATTTTTTTGGATATTGTTTGTTGTTTCAGTTAGCTCTTATGCTCAACAACCGGATAGTTTGTTGCTTGACTCATTGAGAGTTGAAGGCAAAGTGTTGGTCAAAACCCTTTCCAGTGACTTGTTTTGGGGAAGAGGGTATGTGAATCGAGGAGATTCGATCGCCGCTGACTATATTTTAAGTGAGTTTGATTCCGCTCGTTTGGATACTGTCTATGCCCACACGTATACACATAATGTAAATGTGTTTCCTGATACAGTGGAACTAGCTATTAATGGCCAGCCTTTGAGAGCTGGGGTTAGTTTTTTGGTAGAGCCTTGGAGTCCTTCTATTAAAGGTGATTTTGAGGTGCAATATATTTCTATACAGGATTTTTTGGATGATTCAGTTTGGGGAGGGAAGATTAGGGACGCTAAGGACAAGGCCATTGTTATTGATAAGAAAGAAATGGAGGGGCTGGACCCTGAGGAGATTAAGAAACTTAAAGATATATTTGATTACTTAAGGTTCCATGAAGACAATCCTGCAAAACTGACAATTTTTTTGACAGATGAGAAATTAACGTGGTCTGTGTCGCAAAAAGTAATGGGTAAACCTACGATTGTCCTAAAGACGAATTTGACAGGTGATAAATTAAAAAAAGTGAGTGTGCATATAAACGCTGAGCTCATACAGAATTATGAAGCTAGAAATATCGTCTCTCAGTTCAACTCTGCAAAAAGCGATTCATTGATAGTTTTTACGGCTCATTATGATCATTTGGGAATGATGGGTTTGGACGCCTTTTTTCCTGGAGCAAATGATAATGCTAGCGGTACCTCGATGTTGATAAGCATGGCTAGGAGGCTAGGAATGATTTCAAGAGATAGTTTGGATTACAGTGTGGCTTTTATTGCTTTTGGAGGTGAGGAATTGGGATTAGTGGGCTCTAAGAACTTTGTGAAAGATTCTGTTCTTGATATTGGCAAAATCAAGTTGTTGGTTAATTTGGATATTGTTGGAACAGGGTCTGAAGGGATTACTATTGTCAATGCGAATAAGAATACTGAGGTTGTGAATTTGATAACTGAATTAAATGATCAGTATGGTTATTTTGACTCAATACAGATGAGAGGAGAAGCTTGCAATAGTGATCATTGTATATTCAATAAAAAAGGGGTGCCTAGTATTTATATCTATACGAGAGGAGGAGTCAAAGCTTATCATGATGTGGATGATAAAGCAGAAACACTTACACTTGACAAGTATTCAGAATTAGTATTGATGTTGATGCAACTTATTGAAATGCCTTAA